AAATTTCCTCTTGAAGGAATTTTTTTTTCGATGGCTGCCTGCGCAATCGGCGTGAATGCAACTAGGAGTCCCGTGATGAACGCGGACTTGGATGAAGTCGTATATTTCAAACCGACCGTCTGGAAGGCAAATCCGATCATCAGCAAAAACCCCAGGAACAGGCCGCCCATCAACGTCGCCCTGTCCATCGAAAAATAATTTTTCCGGTAGATCAGCGGAAAAACAACCGACGCGATACCAAACCTTATTGCAAGAAACATCAGCGGGGACGCGCTGTTCAGCGCAAACTTGACGACCGCAAAAGTCCCGCCCCAGATAAACGTTATCGAGAGGAGAACTAATTCGGCTTTACTGAACCGGGACATATCTCGAGATAATTCGGATCAGTTCATGCCTATATATGATCGCAACAACGGATAGTATGAATAAAACGACAGTTATAACCATGGGCTTATCAGTGAGAAGCGCGTTCGTCGGGCTTTCGCCGAGCCGCGTCTTATGAATGAGATACATATACCTGAAGATTCCATAGACCACGAAAATGGTTGTGAATATCAAAGCCTCCGTGCCGAACGCGCGCACTGTTCGCTCCGAGACAGTGTAGAGCGCATAGGCGATGATTACACTCGCTGCCGAAACTGAAAGAATCTGATCTATCAGGCTCAAATCGTAATCCTCCAGGACTTCCCGCGTCGAAGGCAAAGCAGAATGCCCGTCCGATTCGCTGCTCATGTTAAGGAATTCGCTCCTTCGTTTTGCGACACCGAGGAAAATGGAGATGAAAAGAGTTGTCATTATGAGCCAGCTTGATATCTTAACATCTATGGCGTAACCGCCTGCAACTATCCGAAGAATAAATCCTGCGGCAATGACGAACACGTCGATGAGAACGATCTTCTTTAACCCGAACGAATATAGAAGATTCATGATGATGTAAAGGACGATCGGGATTGTCGCGGTCCAATGCACACGGCCGGCGAATAATAAAACGAATGATACAAATATCAAGGATACGGCGATTGTCCATCCTTCGCTTGTGTTGACTGCTCCTGCCGCAATGGGGCGGTTCTTTTTGATGGGATGGAGTTTGTCGAGCTCTCTGTCGGCAATATCGTTGATTATGTAAACGGAAGACGCAGCCAAACAAAACGAAAAGAAGGCGAGCGCGGAGCCGGAGAAAAGGGAAACGTTGAAAAGGTTTTTCGAAAAGATGAGCGGTACAACCACGAAGACATTTTTGACCCACTGCTCGGGTCTCATCAGTCTGAGGTAGTCAGGAATTCGTTTCATTGCAACAAATCTGATGAAAGTTGAACCGCCCAATATCCCGCAAAGACGGTAATTGACTATTATGCATGTAGCATGTTCTAC
The DNA window shown above is from Candidatus Acidiferrales bacterium and carries:
- a CDS encoding EamA family transporter, translating into MSRFSKAELVLLSITFIWGGTFAVVKFALNSASPLMFLAIRFGIASVVFPLIYRKNYFSMDRATLMGGLFLGFLLMIGFAFQTVGLKYTTSSKSAFITGLLVAFTPIAQAAIEKKIPSRGN
- a CDS encoding decaprenyl-phosphate phosphoribosyltransferase; this translates as MKRIPDYLRLMRPEQWVKNVFVVVPLIFSKNLFNVSLFSGSALAFFSFCLAASSVYIINDIADRELDKLHPIKKNRPIAAGAVNTSEGWTIAVSLIFVSFVLLFAGRVHWTATIPIVLYIIMNLLYSFGLKKIVLIDVFVIAAGFILRIVAGGYAIDVKISSWLIMTTLFISIFLGVAKRRSEFLNMSSESDGHSALPSTREVLEDYDLSLIDQILSVSAASVIIAYALYTVSERTVRAFGTEALIFTTIFVVYGIFRYMYLIHKTRLGESPTNALLTDKPMVITVVLFILSVVAIIYRHELIRIISRYVPVQ